One genomic region from Salinicola endophyticus encodes:
- the murI gene encoding glutamate racemase — MRDALIFDSGVGGLSVSAEIRRWLPQLGLDYVCDNAALPYGTKPDAWLVARTVEVCLAACAESRPRALVIACNTASTLALEALRARLTIPVVGTVPAIKTAGEVSRSRVIGVLATTATLKRSYLQRLVADFAADCRLVGVAADTLVVAAERKLAGGELDREALAAALTPLWREPALDTVVLGCTHFPLLRAELEAQAPRPIRWIDSGAAIARRLGQVLGIAPLAAPVATLPAATTGASWATGADATGLATALAGFGFAPPRPLPTVAMVPADTAISAID; from the coding sequence ATGCGTGATGCACTGATCTTCGACTCCGGTGTCGGCGGGCTTTCGGTCAGCGCCGAGATCCGGCGCTGGCTGCCCCAGCTCGGCCTCGACTACGTCTGCGACAACGCCGCCTTGCCCTATGGCACCAAGCCGGATGCCTGGCTGGTGGCGCGGACCGTCGAGGTCTGCCTGGCGGCCTGCGCCGAGAGCCGACCGCGGGCGCTGGTGATCGCCTGCAACACTGCCAGTACGCTGGCGCTGGAGGCGCTGCGCGCGCGCTTGACGATCCCGGTAGTGGGCACGGTGCCGGCGATCAAGACCGCCGGGGAGGTCAGCCGCTCGCGGGTGATCGGCGTGCTGGCGACCACCGCCACCCTCAAGCGCTCTTATCTGCAGCGACTGGTGGCCGATTTCGCCGCCGACTGCCGGCTCGTCGGCGTCGCCGCGGACACCCTGGTGGTCGCCGCCGAGCGCAAGCTGGCCGGTGGCGAGCTCGACCGCGAGGCGCTGGCCGCGGCGCTGACGCCGCTGTGGCGCGAGCCGGCCCTGGACACCGTGGTGCTGGGATGTACCCACTTTCCGCTGCTGCGCGCCGAGCTCGAAGCGCAGGCGCCACGGCCGATCCGCTGGATCGATTCGGGCGCCGCGATCGCGCGCCGCCTGGGGCAGGTGCTGGGTATTGCGCCCCTGGCCGCGCCGGTGGCCACGCTGCCCGCGGCGACGACCGGCGCCAGCTGGGCGACCGGTGCCGACGCCACCGGGCTGGCCACGGCACTGGCCGGTTTCGGCTTTGCCCCGCCGCGGCCTCTGCCGACGGTCGCTATGGTGCCCGCAGACACTGCTATTTCCGCTATCGATTGA
- a CDS encoding LysR family transcriptional regulator, with protein sequence MDRLQAMQVFRAVVEAGSFAGGARRLGVSNAMVSKQISRLEESLGVRLLARTTRRLQLTAEGERYLTTTVRLLDELDELEAGLGEQRGEIRGRLRLSAPMDFGAQALMVVLDAFEQAHPAVTLELVLEDRHVDLLAEDYDLVVRIGALEDSSLIARPLMRMPRYLYGAPDYLRRHGSPDHPGALKHHRCLHYSLARQGPQWTFEVDGELQRVRFRPALTCNNGRALIEAAALGMGLVVKPAFLGEPEVAAGRLVRLLETFPIPALDVHLLYAERDFMPARLRALIETLLTHFAGSPTHA encoded by the coding sequence ATGGATCGGCTACAGGCGATGCAGGTGTTTCGGGCCGTGGTCGAGGCCGGCAGCTTTGCCGGCGGCGCCCGCCGGCTGGGTGTGTCCAATGCCATGGTCAGCAAGCAGATATCGCGCCTCGAGGAGAGTCTCGGGGTGCGTCTGCTCGCCCGTACCACGCGGCGGCTGCAGCTGACGGCAGAGGGTGAGCGCTATCTGACCACCACCGTGCGGCTACTCGACGAGCTCGATGAGCTGGAGGCGGGGCTGGGCGAGCAGCGCGGCGAGATTCGCGGCCGCCTAAGGTTGTCGGCACCCATGGATTTTGGCGCTCAGGCACTGATGGTGGTGCTCGATGCCTTCGAACAGGCGCATCCGGCGGTCACCCTGGAGCTGGTGCTCGAGGATCGCCATGTCGATCTGCTGGCCGAGGATTACGATCTGGTGGTGCGGATAGGCGCGCTCGAGGATTCGAGCCTGATCGCCCGGCCGCTGATGCGCATGCCGCGCTACCTCTACGGTGCCCCCGACTACCTGCGCCGTCACGGCAGCCCCGATCACCCGGGGGCGCTCAAGCACCACCGCTGCCTCCACTACTCGCTGGCACGTCAGGGGCCGCAGTGGACCTTCGAGGTCGACGGCGAGCTGCAGCGTGTGCGCTTTCGTCCAGCGCTGACGTGCAACAACGGGCGCGCGCTGATCGAGGCCGCGGCGCTGGGCATGGGGTTGGTGGTCAAGCCTGCCTTCCTGGGCGAGCCCGAGGTGGCGGCAGGGCGCCTGGTGCGTCTGCTCGAGACGTTTCCGATCCCCGCGCTCGACGTGCATCTGCTCTACGCCGAGCGTGACTTCATGCCGGCGCGCCTGCGTGCGCTGATCGAAACGCTGCTGACCCACTTCGCCGGGAGCCCGACCCATGCGTGA
- the lolA gene encoding outer membrane lipoprotein chaperone LolA: protein MRMTKSLAAAALLLATQAAHADPASVDRLTRLLEPLKTYSADFDQQILDASGSSLQDTSGHMWLSRPGHFRWEVNEPYRQIVVSNGQEVTLYDPDLEQATIQPLDDRVTHTPALLLSGSASELAQNYEVTGQQQGTGETFTLKPKANDTLFEQLKLTFYSEKLGMLQMTDSTGQRTAIKFDDAEVNGSIDPAKFRFEIPAGADVIREQSPASP from the coding sequence ATGCGAATGACGAAGAGCCTGGCCGCCGCTGCGCTGCTGCTGGCGACCCAGGCCGCACACGCCGACCCGGCCTCGGTCGACCGCCTGACCCGGCTGCTCGAACCGCTCAAGACCTACTCGGCGGATTTCGATCAGCAGATCCTGGACGCCTCGGGCTCCAGCCTGCAGGACACCAGTGGCCATATGTGGCTGTCGCGGCCCGGTCACTTCCGCTGGGAGGTGAACGAGCCCTATCGCCAGATCGTGGTCTCCAACGGCCAGGAGGTGACGCTCTACGACCCCGACCTCGAGCAGGCCACGATCCAGCCGCTCGACGACCGCGTTACCCACACGCCGGCGCTGCTGCTCTCCGGCAGCGCCTCGGAGCTGGCGCAGAACTATGAGGTGACGGGGCAGCAGCAGGGCACCGGCGAGACCTTCACGCTCAAGCCCAAGGCCAACGACACCCTGTTCGAGCAGCTCAAGCTGACCTTCTACAGCGAGAAGCTGGGCATGCTGCAGATGACCGACAGCACTGGCCAGCGCACCGCGATCAAGTTCGACGACGCCGAGGTCAACGGCAGCATCGACCCGGCCAAGTTCCGCTTCGAGATTCCCGCCGGCGCCGACGTCATTCGCGAGCAGTCACCCGCTTCCCCCTGA
- a CDS encoding replication-associated recombination protein A codes for MDLFANSAPQDNAPLAYRMRPTSLDDYVGQEALVGPGKPLRRMAESGSVRSMILWGPPGVGKTTLADILAEASGARLEKLSAVMAGVKEIRAAVERAQEARLRERQTLLFLDEIHRLNKSQQDALLPHVESGLLTLIGATTENPSFEVNSALLSRARVYVLKALDEQALITVIKRALGDPERGLGQRDIRASDEALAILARAAAGDARRALGLLETACDFTGRDEHGETLERDAVVEVIGHQAAAFDKQGEHYYDLLSAIHKSIRSSRPDAALLYMAQFMQGGGDPLDVVRRLTAIASEDVGNADPRALPLVIAAWDAYLRLGDYEGQRAIAHAAIHLATAPKSNRVDQAWAQAKAFVAEHADLEVPVYLRNAPTQLMASLGYGEGYRYAHSEPNGYPAGSAHDCWPAALPKASFYVPSEFGQEKRYQQMQAWRDELDREADRQA; via the coding sequence ATGGACCTCTTTGCCAATAGCGCCCCCCAGGACAATGCGCCGCTCGCCTACCGCATGCGGCCGACAAGTCTCGACGACTATGTCGGCCAGGAGGCACTGGTCGGCCCGGGCAAGCCACTGCGGCGCATGGCCGAGAGCGGCAGCGTGCGCTCGATGATCCTGTGGGGCCCGCCGGGGGTGGGCAAGACCACCCTCGCGGACATCCTCGCCGAGGCGTCGGGTGCCCGGCTCGAAAAGCTCTCGGCGGTGATGGCCGGGGTCAAGGAGATCCGCGCCGCAGTGGAGCGGGCCCAGGAGGCGCGGCTGCGCGAGCGTCAGACGCTGCTGTTCCTCGACGAGATCCACCGCCTCAACAAGAGCCAGCAGGACGCCCTGCTGCCGCACGTGGAGTCGGGCCTGTTGACGCTGATCGGCGCCACCACCGAGAACCCCTCGTTCGAGGTCAACTCCGCACTGCTGTCGCGGGCCCGGGTCTACGTGCTCAAGGCGCTCGACGAGCAGGCGCTGATCACGGTGATCAAGCGCGCCCTGGGCGACCCCGAGCGCGGCCTCGGCCAGCGCGACATCCGCGCCAGCGACGAGGCCCTGGCGATCCTCGCCCGCGCCGCGGCGGGGGATGCACGGCGCGCCCTGGGGCTGCTGGAGACCGCCTGCGACTTCACCGGTCGCGACGAGCATGGCGAGACTCTGGAACGTGACGCCGTGGTCGAGGTGATCGGCCATCAGGCGGCGGCCTTCGATAAGCAGGGCGAGCACTATTACGACCTGCTCTCGGCGATCCACAAGTCGATACGCTCATCGCGGCCCGACGCCGCCCTGCTCTATATGGCCCAGTTCATGCAGGGTGGCGGCGACCCGCTGGACGTGGTGCGCCGGCTCACCGCGATCGCCTCGGAGGACGTCGGCAACGCCGACCCACGCGCCCTGCCGCTGGTGATCGCCGCCTGGGATGCCTACCTGCGCCTGGGCGACTACGAAGGCCAGCGCGCCATCGCCCACGCCGCCATCCATCTCGCCACCGCGCCCAAGAGCAACCGGGTCGACCAGGCCTGGGCCCAGGCCAAGGCGTTCGTGGCCGAGCATGCCGATCTCGAGGTCCCGGTCTATCTGCGCAATGCGCCGACCCAATTGATGGCCTCACTGGGCTACGGCGAGGGCTATCGCTATGCCCACAGCGAGCCCAACGGCTACCCCGCCGGCAGCGCCCACGACTGCTGGCCAGCGGCGCTGCCCAAGGCCAGTTTCTACGTGCCCAGTGAGTTCGGTCAGGAGAAGCGCTACCAGCAGATGCAGGCGTGGCGTGACGAGCTCGACCGCGAGGCCGACCGTCAGGCTTGA
- a CDS encoding hemerythrin domain-containing protein yields MLTQLRQDHANMARLLHVLQLKHKTLADGERPNFRLIREVVDYILDYMSGFTIPLERICREQLSSRATDTDALFARLAEDYQHLHEQLMRLSGDIDMILMDGVMPMDKFAEDLRAYLDAHRAYLRAEREELFPLIREHFDDDDLARLAAEMPPQAESELSRLQEAYPELYSEFRDAPSPLES; encoded by the coding sequence ATGCTGACTCAACTGCGCCAGGATCACGCCAACATGGCGCGTCTGCTCCACGTGCTGCAGCTCAAGCACAAGACGCTCGCCGATGGTGAACGCCCCAACTTCCGCCTGATTCGTGAGGTGGTGGACTACATTCTCGACTACATGAGCGGCTTCACCATTCCGCTGGAGCGCATTTGCCGCGAGCAACTCTCCAGCCGGGCCACCGATACCGATGCGCTGTTCGCGCGGCTGGCGGAGGACTACCAGCATCTGCACGAGCAGTTGATGCGGCTCTCCGGCGACATTGACATGATCCTGATGGATGGGGTGATGCCGATGGACAAGTTCGCCGAGGATCTGCGCGCCTATCTCGACGCCCATCGCGCCTATCTGCGTGCCGAGCGCGAGGAGCTGTTCCCGCTGATTCGCGAACACTTCGACGATGACGACCTGGCACGTCTGGCCGCCGAAATGCCGCCTCAGGCGGAGTCCGAACTGTCACGGCTGCAGGAGGCCTACCCGGAGCTCTATTCCGAGTTCCGCGACGCGCCTTCGCCCCTCGAGTCCTGA
- the trmA gene encoding tRNA (uridine(54)-C5)-methyltransferase TrmA yields the protein MVITTIDPARYDAQLAAKRARIEQQFAAFDPPPLEVFASPPMHYRMRAEFRLWHEGDDLYYAMFEPDPEAPLHKGRVAQKVVRVDRFPVAGERINALMPQLLEAIRDDTTLRRKLFQVEFLTTLSGEALVTLIYHKPLDAEWEQRARELQTTLGVALIGRSRKQRLVLERDHVWERLTVEGREFHYQQVENSFTQPNAEICRAMLGWARDATRHSAGDLVELYCGNGNFTVALAENFRRVVATEISRTSVASAQANLAANGIDNVHVARMSAEEFAQALAGEKQGRRVAAMALDECDFSTVLVDPPRAGLDAASCAPLMEYPRIVYISCNPDSLAVNLAQLTQTHRITRMALFDQFPWTDHCECGVVLERRETA from the coding sequence GTGGTCATCACCACCATCGACCCGGCGCGCTACGACGCCCAGCTCGCGGCCAAGCGCGCGCGGATCGAGCAGCAGTTCGCCGCCTTCGACCCGCCGCCGCTGGAGGTCTTCGCCTCGCCACCGATGCACTACCGCATGCGCGCCGAGTTCCGCCTCTGGCACGAGGGGGACGATCTCTACTACGCCATGTTCGAGCCCGACCCCGAGGCCCCGCTTCACAAGGGACGGGTGGCCCAGAAGGTGGTCCGGGTCGATCGTTTCCCGGTCGCCGGCGAGCGCATCAATGCGCTGATGCCCCAACTGCTGGAGGCGATTCGCGACGACACCACGCTGCGGCGCAAGCTGTTCCAGGTCGAGTTCCTGACCACGCTCAGCGGTGAGGCGCTGGTGACGCTGATCTACCACAAGCCGCTGGATGCCGAGTGGGAGCAGCGTGCCCGCGAGCTGCAGACGACACTGGGTGTGGCGCTGATCGGGCGCTCGCGCAAACAGCGCCTGGTGCTCGAGCGTGATCACGTGTGGGAGCGCCTGACGGTCGAAGGGCGCGAGTTCCACTATCAGCAGGTGGAGAACAGCTTCACCCAGCCCAACGCCGAGATCTGCCGCGCCATGCTCGGCTGGGCGCGGGACGCCACGCGCCACAGCGCGGGCGATCTGGTCGAGCTCTACTGCGGCAACGGCAATTTCACCGTGGCGCTGGCGGAGAACTTCCGCCGCGTGGTCGCCACCGAAATCTCGCGGACCTCGGTGGCCTCGGCCCAGGCCAACCTCGCCGCCAACGGCATCGACAACGTCCATGTGGCGCGGATGTCGGCGGAGGAGTTTGCTCAGGCCCTGGCCGGCGAGAAGCAGGGGCGCCGGGTGGCAGCGATGGCGCTCGATGAGTGCGACTTCTCCACCGTGCTGGTCGATCCGCCGCGGGCCGGGCTCGATGCCGCCAGCTGTGCGCCGCTGATGGAGTATCCGCGAATCGTCTATATTTCCTGCAACCCCGACAGTTTGGCGGTCAATCTGGCGCAGCTCACCCAGACGCATCGGATCACGCGGATGGCGCTGTTCGACCAGTTTCCCTGGACCGACCACTGCGAGTGCGGGGTCGTGCTCGAGCGCCGCGAGACGGCCTGA